From the Cololabis saira isolate AMF1-May2022 chromosome 13, fColSai1.1, whole genome shotgun sequence genome, the window AGGGTATTTCTGAGGAAGAGGCACGGAAGACAAAGAAACACTTTGTCATGATCAGTGGTGTTATGCAACAAAGTTGTGAAATTCCTTATAAGTGAGTTTTAAAAAATGATAACGGTCTAACTCCACCCTGCACACGCTCCTATAAAAGAACCGTGCTGTATGACTGAACTGAGCAACAGCACACGGACACAGAGACCTGCTGAGACTTCTGAAACTCAAGATGGATTCTGGTGAGCGTCTTATTTCTCTTTCTCGTATTTCTATCATACTTAGCATGATAATGAGCTGAAGGTCCTGCTCCAGTCAGAGCATCAAGGTGCCTGCATCCTAATGATGGATCAGGCTGCAGCAGGCTGGAGATCTACGAGTTTGATCATTTTAAGGTTTTAACCTAAGAGCGTGGCTGCATTTGATTCATCACcatttaatagtatttttacAATGCATAATGTACTATGTTTTATCTTTGCAGCATTTTGGTTTTAActgtaaaacataaataaagccATAAAAATATATCAAATGCAAGCAATGTTCTTGCAGTTGTTAGTGAAGACATAGTTTTTTTAAGAGTCGTGGGGACTAATGTCTGACACCTGCATCTCTACGGTATCAAATTCACAGGAAACAGGCTGTTGGTTCAAATCCTGTCGGTGGTCGTCTTCCTTCTCTGCAACTGCTCTGCCTTTAACTCCGACGGTAGAAACGGTAGGTTCATCACTCATTTCTGTTGAAAGTGTCAGTGAGCGTGGCTGAGTGTCAGCTTACCTGTTCAGGTGTGTCCTGCCTCCCACTGGAGTTCCTGGCTTAGTTTATATTCTGTATGTGCAGGGAAAACTCTCCCCTTCCCCTCAGTACCCCCAAACTTTGATCTAAGTGCAAAGTTAACAAAATGCAAATATCCATCAGAACAGGATCAACAACAAAGCAGTTCATTCACCTCTTGATGTCAGACCACTGACACAAAGAAGTCAGTCCCATCGACCGCTGATCAACGACACTGTTGAGCTCAGAAGTACGGGCAGGCCAAATAGTGtcagaaactaaaaaaaaaactaaacagatttattttatcctgtttttttACAAATATGTTGGAGCAATTAATGTAGAAAGAAAATCCAAAACAGATAAACTCACACTTACAAATAGTCCAGATCTCTTGACAAGAGGTCAGTTGGCGATACCTGATGTACCCGTAGACTATTTAatgaatttatttaattaaactCAATTTCTGAAGAACGTTCCAGGTCCATCCAAGTTCCAGCTAAAGTCAGACTAAGAGGAGATGTAGATATTAAAAACATCAGAACTGGAAATGTAGATACCGGTAATACCGTAATAGTGTATATGGCTTAAACATTATAGGAACAGTTTGTAAGTAAAACTACCAAAAGATTttcaagagagagaaaagggacacCTTGCGGAACACCACAAATTCAAAAACAcctgagaaaaggaaaaaactatagaaattaataacaaaaaattatGTTTATGTCTTGAAAATGGAAAACTGTGAGATTCTACAACTTCTGAGAAGCCACTTGATTGTGCAAAtgcaaggggaaaaaaagggaaatctgACTGTAAAATACagtggaacaaagaaaaaacaagagaaaaaagtcagatacTTAAGAAGAAGGTTTGGCCTTATCTTTGACTTAATTTAATCACAAATTTGTAAGAAAAATTGCCGTCATAAACTCACAAatctttaattacattttcatgtaGATATGTAGATATGTATCTTGTAGATcaataaagcatgtttttacCTTCCAAACCTAGATGGGAACTGCAACCTCGTGTCTCGTGAAGGCTGCAACGAAATCCAGCATCCTCACATGTATTCACCATCAGTCAACCAGAAAGGTGAGtctgtttcagtttttttcactgAGTTGTTATAATTTCAGGATAATAAAGAACATTTCTATTGAAGAACTGGCTCCAAATATCAGACATGAAGTCGGATGCAGGTTAAGCTTAAAGCTGCTCATCTTCAAGGGATATATACCCCTATATATTCCTTACCCACCTACCAGTTTTCTTTAGTTCACTGAGTTATATCATATAACTCAGTGAACTAAAGAAAACTGGTAGATGGGTAAGGGTCCCCTAATCTAaaccttatgatccaggtcctggtccaggtttcttcctcctaaaggggagtttttctttccactgtttggtttaaggcttttctcccactaggggagtttttacctgccatagtttatgtaataattgctcgggggtttatgttcatgttctggatctctggaaagcgcctagagacaacatctgttgtattagtcGCTatacaaatgaaattgaattgaattgaactgaatctgAGAAACATTAATGTGATGTAGAGATAGCATTTTAGGCCAGCGTGAGCTAAGTTAacaacagctagctagctaccTGAGGGAACAACATCAGAAAGGATGATGATGGAGCCGTCCAGTCAGAATGAACGAAGCTAACGTGaattagcatcataggttaaCCCGAGCTAACATTTAATAGACAAGCTCATGCTAGTATGCTATACTGAACATGTATTCAAACTTTTACtgttaaattattttgtgtattTCTTTCTGATATTTGAGTCCGTAttctgatgctgcatttgtttacttaatttttttctgttcttttagtttttattgcTTTTGTAAATAAAGATGTATGTCCTTGTGAAATGTGCTATAAATGAGCTAAAACAGCTAGCGTGTGGAGACTGAGGTAAGAGCACAGGATTCTGTGCTCTTACCGTGATGTCAACTGGTTCTCCAGTTCTCTGTAGACCCACGATTCTCAGTCAGACAGGTGATGATGATCGTAAATGCTGAACACTGACATTTCTCAATGTTCTGGTTTATGATGTGGAACATTTTCGTCCATGAAGATCTGGACGTGTACGATTCTTTGTGGGACAACAATAAGGATGTTGCCATTCAGACGTGGGAGACACCATTTATGCAGCACATGAAACATGGCGACCTGCAGTCGGACGACTACGTTAACTTCTTGATCCAAGACATCAACTATCTGGTGAAGGTCACAGAAATGCTGGAGAAGATGGCTGAGAAAGTGCAGAGCCCAGAGGACTTGAAGAACTTCTTCCGAGGTCGATACGAGAGCTACAACAGTTTCGCTAAGCTAATGCTTAAACAGTTCAACCTCAATGTAAGAAACTATCACACTCAAGTCGCAGCTAGTCTTTGACGGTTAATTAGGGAAAACAATTGTgggaagttattggaaggttgaaaacacacaaaatagAGCTTTTATTTTCTGATTCTGTTTTGATTTTCcagaaaacattttgaaaatattctgaaatttacaagaaaaaaaaacacttggaaatgtagtaatttaataaatatataattaaaaaggCTTATGAAATCAGAGAATTTGGTCAGAATTCAGAGCTCATACTTTTGAATTTATAAATTCAAACCT encodes:
- the LOC133457679 gene encoding uncharacterized protein LOC133457679 — its product is MDSGNRLLVQILSVVVFLLCNCSAFNSDGRNDGNCNLVSREGCNEIQHPHMYSPSVNQKDLDVYDSLWDNNKDVAIQTWETPFMQHMKHGDLQSDDYVNFLIQDINYLVKVTEMLEKMAEKVQSPEDLKNFFRGRYESYNSFAKLMLKQFNLNSVSEIKPIPAMKKYLEDYKAIMDNSKPIFFAVSLLPCSRLWLWLANELDIGYGNAYFIWKKNNMSGHPAKHYRKLLDDNLKTKEDKERADKIFRQQMENERDFFAAAPAA